In Methanothermus fervidus DSM 2088, a single genomic region encodes these proteins:
- a CDS encoding methanogenesis marker protein 5 (COGs: COG4050 conserved hypothetical protein~InterPro IPR012356~KEGG: mth:MTH1868 hypothetical protein~PFAM: conserved hypothetical protein~SPTR: O27896 Conserved protein~TIGRFAM: methanogenesis marker protein 5~PFAM: Uncharacterized protein conserved in archaea (DUF2112)~TIGRFAM: putative methanogenesis marker protein 5), whose amino-acid sequence MKVLIFPPNSLILADLVERKGHEPLILQKEIRHKVTDPEIDSPPLNIRPEDALKGLKYAAIEVPSGVRGRMSILGPLIEKAEAAIIMEEAPFAFGCVGCARTNELCIHLIKKKGVPILEVKYPETKEEAIDVVNKINTFLDKLEAKNG is encoded by the coding sequence ATGAAAGTTTTAATTTTTCCACCAAATTCACTTATACTGGCAGATCTAGTTGAAAGAAAAGGCCATGAACCATTAATTTTACAAAAAGAAATAAGACATAAAGTTACGGATCCAGAAATAGATTCTCCTCCCCTAAATATTAGACCGGAGGATGCATTGAAAGGTTTAAAATATGCAGCTATAGAAGTTCCATCAGGTGTTAGAGGTAGAATGTCTATTTTAGGACCACTGATAGAAAAAGCTGAGGCAGCTATTATTATGGAAGAAGCACCATTTGCCTTTGGTTGTGTAGGATGTGCAAGAACTAATGAACTCTGCATTCACCTCATTAAGAAAAAAGGAGTGCCTATCTTAGAAGTAAAATATCCTGAAACTAAAGAAGAAGCAATAGATGTAGTAAACAAAATAAATACATTTTTAGACAAATTGGAGGCCAAAAATGGTTAA
- a CDS encoding conserved hypothetical protein (COGs: COG4048 conserved hypothetical protein~InterPro IPR012029~KEGG: mth:MTH1867 hypothetical protein~PFAM: conserved hypothetical protein~SPTR: O27895 Conserved protein~PFAM: Uncharacterized protein conserved in archaea (DUF2111)) yields MKITNSSDAEELENLALAIHELVNRLPLTMRSKEKRGLRIENGKVIDYNYTGPVLEKVLKTGKICKETPNEGPYKGIPVVVVPLKENGEVIAAIGVVDITKGVYSDVVEISRRPKL; encoded by the coding sequence ATGAAAATAACTAATTCATCTGATGCAGAAGAATTAGAAAATTTAGCTTTAGCAATTCATGAACTGGTAAATAGATTACCATTAACAATGAGAAGCAAAGAAAAAAGAGGCCTGCGAATTGAAAATGGGAAGGTAATAGATTACAACTATACAGGACCTGTGTTGGAAAAAGTACTAAAAACCGGTAAAATATGTAAAGAAACACCAAATGAGGGTCCATATAAAGGTATACCTGTTGTTGTAGTTCCTCTAAAAGAAAACGGAGAAGTCATTGCAGCAATTGGAGTAGTTGACATAACTAAAGGCGTTTATAGTGACGTAGTTGAGATATCCCGCCGTCCTAAACTTTAG
- a CDS encoding methanogenesis marker protein 6 (COGs: COG4029 conserved hypothetical protein~InterPro IPR012025~KEGG: mth:MTH1866 hypothetical protein~PFAM: conserved hypothetical protein~SPTR: O27894 Conserved protein~TIGRFAM: methanogenesis marker protein 6~PFAM: Uncharacterized protein conserved in archaea (DUF2102)~TIGRFAM: putative methanogenesis marker protein 6): protein MSKKENKITKMIILGPDARFNPQELVRRIHMLGLPITIKETCYGALIHGEKEYIKKAEKEIRKFDIYNIFIKERGFPPGDPRRCRAHRGGAREGYHQLEKEFRALKYVSEALKHPRKVSLEEPKKLPVEVFRDIVKKMVEK, encoded by the coding sequence ATGTCAAAGAAAGAAAATAAAATTACGAAAATGATAATATTAGGGCCAGATGCTAGATTTAACCCCCAAGAACTTGTGCGTAGGATACATATGTTAGGATTACCCATTACAATTAAAGAAACTTGTTATGGTGCTTTAATTCATGGAGAAAAAGAATACATAAAAAAGGCTGAAAAAGAAATCAGGAAATTCGATATATACAACATTTTTATTAAAGAAAGAGGATTTCCACCAGGAGATCCAAGAAGATGCAGAGCTCACAGGGGAGGAGCTAGAGAAGGTTACCACCAACTTGAAAAAGAGTTTAGAGCATTAAAATACGTAAGTGAAGCTCTGAAACACCCACGCAAAGTTAGTTTAGAAGAACCTAAAAAGTTGCCAGTAGAAGTTTTTCGCGATATAGTTAAAAAAATGGTGGAAAAATGA
- a CDS encoding methanogenesis marker protein 3 (COGs: COG4070 peptidyl-prolyl cis-trans isomerase (rotamase) cyclophilin family~InterPro IPR016466~KEGG: mth:MTH1865 hypothetical protein~SPTR: O27893 UPF0288 protein MTH_1865~TIGRFAM: methanogenesis marker protein 3~TIGRFAM: putative methanogenesis marker protein 3) — MLVEVNGKKVDLPPGATVKDAIEKTNAPYKKGCIIGIVKAAKEIEKHVDRYRIKTNKGSIIVELENVPELTRVWKEKYKNFIGQKIRWTSSEEVAIGPIKTELKPTKEEFEYKEGEVILSLSGFSPETTHVIFCREDHSSVYAVPPYNRGVFARVIGGRRTLHLLENEDKIISIEPIIERESIVKSATTTDVNTKLEEGNRVFTYVEVHPVPESPKSVEHFLIMTENNKMKVDYESNSFVGFYAFEGIGRGVELIKERKRGSVTLRNRGKGIGRIYIYREDRVSTPSHNLVGYVNKGMELIDIAKKGDYITVVSKPGRISTISMTQKEAEKFLDGYEIKQVRDGVKDDNAIIVKQEPRYTMEILKKGEVRTFGVEPEKIVELEVYDDKAPKSSWYFRRITGLIDNPIGKLKVHFSFPGMNLIMFEGNTKESKGLVPENTPKDCVKAGEIGITNMSRKHVGLIGVRFEDNEEFGPTGEPFSGTNIVGKITKGFNNLEKLKDGDIIYVKERK; from the coding sequence TTGCTAGTTGAAGTTAATGGGAAAAAAGTGGATTTACCGCCAGGAGCTACAGTGAAAGATGCTATAGAGAAAACAAATGCTCCTTATAAAAAAGGATGTATCATAGGGATAGTAAAGGCTGCCAAAGAAATTGAAAAACATGTAGACAGATATAGAATAAAAACAAATAAAGGTAGTATCATTGTAGAATTAGAGAATGTGCCTGAATTAACAAGAGTTTGGAAAGAAAAATATAAAAATTTTATTGGGCAGAAAATTAGATGGACATCCTCAGAAGAAGTAGCAATTGGACCTATTAAAACTGAGTTAAAACCTACAAAAGAAGAATTTGAATATAAGGAAGGAGAAGTAATTTTAAGTCTATCAGGGTTTAGTCCTGAAACAACACATGTGATATTTTGTAGAGAAGATCATTCTTCTGTATATGCTGTACCACCATATAATAGAGGTGTGTTTGCTAGAGTTATAGGCGGAAGAAGAACCTTGCACTTGTTGGAAAATGAAGATAAAATAATATCAATTGAACCTATTATTGAGCGTGAAAGTATTGTGAAAAGTGCAACCACAACAGACGTTAACACAAAATTAGAAGAAGGAAATAGAGTTTTTACTTATGTTGAAGTTCATCCAGTTCCAGAATCACCAAAATCTGTAGAACATTTTTTAATAATGACTGAAAACAATAAGATGAAAGTTGATTATGAATCAAATTCATTTGTAGGTTTTTATGCCTTTGAAGGTATAGGTAGAGGTGTTGAATTAATTAAGGAAAGGAAAAGAGGATCTGTAACACTTAGGAATAGAGGTAAAGGAATTGGACGTATATATATTTACAGAGAGGATAGAGTATCAACGCCTTCTCATAACTTAGTAGGTTATGTGAATAAAGGAATGGAATTGATAGACATAGCAAAAAAAGGAGATTATATAACTGTTGTGTCTAAACCAGGCAGAATATCAACAATTTCAATGACTCAAAAAGAAGCAGAGAAATTCTTAGATGGTTATGAAATTAAACAAGTAAGAGATGGTGTAAAAGACGACAATGCAATAATTGTAAAGCAAGAACCAAGATATACTATGGAAATTCTTAAAAAAGGTGAAGTTAGGACTTTTGGTGTCGAACCTGAAAAAATTGTTGAATTAGAGGTATATGATGACAAGGCACCGAAATCTAGTTGGTATTTCAGAAGAATAACAGGACTCATTGATAACCCAATTGGAAAATTAAAAGTTCATTTCTCATTTCCTGGCATGAATTTAATAATGTTTGAAGGAAATACTAAAGAATCTAAAGGACTAGTTCCAGAAAACACTCCAAAAGATTGTGTTAAGGCAGGAGAAATTGGAATAACCAACATGTCTAGGAAGCATGTAGGTTTAATTGGTGTAAGATTTGAGGACAACGAAGAATTTGGACCCACAGGTGAACCTTTTAGTGGCACTAATATAGTAGGAAAAATAACTAAAGGATTTAATAATTTAGAAAAACTTAAAGATGGAGACATTATATATGTCAAAGAAAGAAAATAA
- a CDS encoding methanogenesis marker protein 2 (COGs: COG2144 Selenophosphate synthetase-related protein~InterPro IPR011413: IPR016188: IPR010918: IPR000728: IPR 017668~KEGG: mth:MTH1864 phosphoribosylformylglycinamidine synthase II related protein~PFAM: AIR synthase related protein; AIR synthase related protein domain protein~SPTR: O27892 Phosphoribosylformylglycinamidine synthase II related protein~TIGRFAM: methanogenesis marker protein 2~PFAM: AIR synthase related protein, N-terminal domain; AIR synthase related protein, C-terminal domain~TIGRFAM: putative methanogenesis marker protein 2), translated as MDLNNLVKSIKNFEGVTRKKSISKLLSILGNSDKISGHTYLSYGDDAAAIKLGNGKLLLLAADGIWDKLMKADPYWAGYCSVLVNVNDIAAMGGEPLAMVNVLSIKDENTCFKVMEGVREGAKKFGVPMVGGHLHPATPYNVLDVSIVGIVSEDSVITSHNAKIGDKIIIAIDLDGNIHPNFPLAWDTTTHKNSKLVRAQIKAMKKIASKKLVNAGKDISNPGTIGTLGMMLEASNTGAIVELDKIPRNESVEWERWLKLYPGSGFVFSCPEECVEECIEILSKVNLTANVVGEIIPDRKLYLKYKNTKKIVFDFRKEYIVGLRS; from the coding sequence TTGGACCTAAATAACCTTGTAAAATCTATCAAAAATTTTGAAGGAGTAACACGAAAAAAATCAATAAGCAAGTTACTTTCAATATTAGGAAACTCTGATAAGATCTCAGGCCATACATACTTAAGTTATGGAGACGATGCAGCAGCAATAAAACTTGGAAATGGAAAGCTATTATTGTTAGCTGCAGATGGAATATGGGACAAACTTATGAAAGCAGATCCTTATTGGGCAGGATATTGTTCAGTGTTAGTTAATGTCAATGACATTGCTGCTATGGGTGGAGAACCACTAGCAATGGTAAATGTTCTGTCTATTAAAGACGAAAACACTTGTTTTAAAGTAATGGAAGGTGTAAGAGAAGGAGCAAAAAAATTTGGAGTCCCAATGGTTGGTGGTCATTTACATCCTGCAACACCATACAATGTATTAGATGTTTCAATAGTTGGTATAGTATCTGAAGATTCTGTAATTACAAGTCATAATGCAAAAATTGGAGATAAAATAATCATTGCTATAGATCTTGATGGAAACATCCATCCAAACTTTCCATTAGCATGGGACACTACAACACATAAGAATTCAAAATTAGTGAGAGCTCAAATAAAAGCAATGAAAAAAATAGCCTCTAAAAAGCTTGTAAATGCTGGGAAAGACATTAGCAATCCTGGAACGATTGGAACATTGGGAATGATGCTAGAAGCATCCAATACAGGGGCAATTGTTGAATTAGATAAAATACCTAGAAATGAATCTGTTGAATGGGAAAGATGGTTAAAACTTTATCCTGGTTCTGGATTTGTATTTAGTTGTCCAGAAGAATGTGTTGAAGAATGCATAGAAATCTTAAGTAAAGTAAATTTAACAGCTAATGTTGTTGGCGAAATAATCCCTGACAGAAAACTGTATCTTAAATACAAAAATACCAAAAAAATCGTTTTTGATTTTAGGAAAGAATATATAGTAGGTCTTAGATCTTAA